One window from the genome of Myripristis murdjan chromosome 6, fMyrMur1.1, whole genome shotgun sequence encodes:
- the LOC115361058 gene encoding thromboxane-A synthase-like — protein sequence MEAVADLMQMFHVEASGSSVSLSLFLIFLALLCWYSVFPFSVLSQCGVKHPKPLPFFGNMFMFRQGFYEPYNDLIKKYGRVCGYYLGRNPVVVIADPDMIKQVAVKEFSCFNNRFDKAMAISTKPMIDSLLMLRDERWKRVRSILTPSFSTAKMKEMVPLINTSTGTLMNNLDAYAKTGEAFDLHRCFSCYTIDAIATVAFGTQLDSQNNPDDPFVRHAKTFFSLSFFQPLLLLVVAFPFLKVPLLSLSKSQSESDNFFISCIKKMIKERDEQPPEQRRRDFLQLMMDARSSNECVSLDQFDMVNNADEVGHTHQQTDQSASEQDNDYHQPQASSAKSSQKRTITDDEIVGQAFIFLLAGYETTSNTLAFICYLLATHPECQRKLQDEVDQFYSRHESPDYFNVQELKYLDMVISETLRLYPPGFRFARMVEKECVVNGQVLPKGARVDMSAAFLHYDPEHWPEPEKFIPERFTPEAKANRHPFVYLPFGAGPRNCVGMRLAQLEMKMALVQLFRRFNIVTCSETKIPLELTSVSTLAPKGGVIVKLTRRDK from the exons ATGGAGGCCGTAGCTGACCTCATGCAGATGTTTCATGTGGAGGCCAGTGGGAGTTCAGTGTCACTCAGcctcttcctcatctttctGGCTCTTCTCTGCTG GTATTCAGTCTTTCCATTTTCAGTCCTCTCTCAATGTGGAGTCAAACATCCCAAGCCCTTACCATTCTTTGgcaacatgttcatgtttcgCCAG gGTTTTTACGAGCCTTATAATGATCTTATAAAGAAGTATGGCAGAGTGTGTGG ATACTATTTGGGCAGGAATCCTGTGGTGGTGATAGCAGACCCTGACATGATCAAACAAGTGGCGGTCAAGGAGTTCAGCTGCTTCAACAACAGATTTGAtaaa GCTATGGCCATTTCCACCAAGCCCATGATTGACAGCCTGCTGATGCTTAGGGATGAACGGTGGAAGAGAGTCCGCAGCATCCTCACTCCATCATTCAGCACTGCCAAGATGAAAGAG ATGGTTCCCCTCATCAACACAAGCACTGGTACCCTGATGAACAACTTGGATGCATATGCCAAGACAGGAGAGGCCTTTGACCTGCACAG GTGTTTTAGTTGCTACACCATTGATGCTATTGCCACTGTGGCCTTCGGGACCCAGCTGGATTCTCAGAACAACCCAGATGACCCTTTTGTTCGTCATGCCAAGACCTTCTTCAGCTTAAGTTTCTTCCAGCCCCTTTTGCTCCTTGTCG TTGCTTTTCCTTTCCTGAAGGTTCCTCTGCTGAGTCTCAGCAAATCACAGTCAGAGTCGGACAATTTCTTCATCAGCTGCATTAAGAAGATGATCAAGGAGAGAGATGAGCAGCCCCCTGAACAG AGACGTCGAGACTTCCTCCAGCTGATGATGGATGCGCGAAGCAgcaatgagtgtgtgtctctggatCAATTTGACATGGTGAACAACGCCGATGAGGTCggtcacacacaccaacaaacagaCCAGTCAGCCTCAGAGCAGGACAATGACTATCATCAGCCACAGGCGTCATCCGCCAAATCTTCACAGAAGCGAACAATCACAGATGATGAAATTGTGGGCCAGGCTTTTATCTTCCTGCTGGCAGGCTATGAAACCACCAGCAACACGTTGGCCTTCATCTGCTACCTGCTGGCGACCCACCCTGAATGTCAGCGCAAATTACAGGACGAGGTGGACCAATTCTACAGCAGACAT GAGTCACCAGATTACTTTAATGTCCAGGAGCTGAAGTATTTAGACATGGTTATATCTGAAACATTACGACTCTACCCACCTGGATTCAG GTTTGCCCGAATGGTTGAAAAGGAGTGCGTGGTGAACGGCCAGGTTCTCCCTAAAGGAGCACGAGTGGATATGTCAGCAGCCTTCCTACACTATGATCCAGAACACTGGCCAGAGCCTGAGAAGTTCATCCCTGAGAG GTTCACGCCCGAGGCCAAGGCCAACCGGCATCCGTTCGTCTACCTGCCATTTGGGGCCGGCCCGCGTAACTGTGTGGGAATGAGGCTTGCCCAGCTGGAGATGAAGATGGCACTTGTGCAGTTGTTCCGCAGGTTCAACATTGTGACCTGCTCAGAGACCAAG ATTCCTCTTGAGCTGACATCTGTGAGCACTCTGGCACCCAAAGGTGGCGTCATTGTGAAACTCACAAGAAGAGACAAGTGA